The Flavobacterium piscisymbiosum genome includes a region encoding these proteins:
- the tsf gene encoding translation elongation factor Ts, with translation MATITAADVNKLRQSTGAGMMDCKKALVEADGDFDKAIQVLREKGQKVAANRSDRDSSEGAAVSFINADNTKGAIITLNCETDFVGKNEAFVTLAKELVERAINFSSKEEFLASDFNGITVAEKLIEQTGVIGEKIEIGGFEILEGAFVGSYVHVNKIAALTAISAAIPNADVLTKDVSMQVASMGADTLSYKDFDPAFVESELAARIAVIEKDNEEAKRLGKTLKNVPKYISFSQLTEEVLKQAEEDAKAELKAEGKPEQIWDKIIPGKVQRFISDNTTLDQEKALLDQNFIKDDSKKVGDYVKGYNVEITGFKRVTLG, from the coding sequence ATGGCAACAATTACTGCTGCAGACGTAAATAAATTAAGACAATCTACAGGTGCCGGAATGATGGACTGTAAAAAAGCTTTAGTTGAAGCTGATGGAGATTTCGATAAAGCTATACAAGTCCTTAGAGAAAAAGGACAAAAAGTTGCTGCTAACCGTTCTGACCGTGACTCATCTGAAGGAGCTGCTGTTTCTTTTATCAATGCTGACAATACTAAAGGAGCTATCATCACTTTAAACTGCGAAACTGATTTCGTAGGTAAAAATGAAGCTTTCGTAACCTTGGCTAAAGAATTAGTAGAAAGAGCTATTAACTTCTCTTCTAAAGAAGAATTTTTAGCTTCAGATTTCAACGGAATTACTGTTGCTGAAAAATTAATCGAGCAAACTGGTGTTATCGGTGAAAAAATCGAAATCGGTGGTTTTGAAATTTTAGAAGGTGCTTTCGTTGGATCTTATGTTCACGTTAACAAAATTGCTGCATTAACTGCAATTTCTGCTGCAATTCCTAACGCTGACGTTTTAACTAAAGATGTTTCTATGCAAGTTGCTTCTATGGGAGCTGATACATTATCTTACAAAGATTTTGATCCTGCTTTCGTTGAATCTGAACTTGCTGCTCGTATTGCTGTAATCGAAAAGGATAATGAAGAAGCAAAACGTTTAGGAAAAACTTTAAAAAATGTTCCTAAATATATTTCTTTCTCTCAATTGACTGAAGAAGTTTTAAAACAAGCTGAAGAAGATGCTAAAGCTGAATTAAAAGCTGAAGGTAAACCAGAGCAAATTTGGGACAAAATTATCCCAGGAAAAGTTCAACGTTTTATCTCTGACAATACTACTTTAGATCAAGAGAAAGCTTTGTTAGATCAAAACTTTATCAAAGACGATAGTAAAAAAGTTGGTGATTACGTTAAAGGATACAACGTTGAAATCACAGGTTTCAAAAGAGTTACTTTAGGTTAA
- the rpsI gene encoding 30S ribosomal protein S9 — MGVIHKIGRRKTAVARVYVSEGTGKITVNKKEFATYFPTATLQYKVLQPLSMTENVNNFDVKVNVYGGGSTGQAEAVRMALARVMCEVNAENRGILKPEGLLTRDPRMVERKKFGQKKARKRFQFSKR, encoded by the coding sequence ATGGGAGTTATTCACAAAATCGGTAGAAGAAAAACCGCTGTTGCACGTGTATATGTTTCTGAAGGAACAGGAAAAATCACTGTAAACAAAAAAGAATTCGCAACTTACTTTCCAACTGCAACTTTACAATACAAAGTTTTACAACCATTGTCTATGACAGAAAATGTAAACAACTTTGATGTAAAAGTAAACGTTTACGGAGGTGGTTCAACTGGTCAGGCAGAAGCTGTAAGAATGGCATTAGCACGCGTTATGTGTGAAGTAAATGCTGAAAACAGAGGTATCCTTAAACCAGAAGGTTTATTAACAAGAGATCCAAGAATGGTTGAACGTAAGAAATTCGGTCAGAAGAAAGCTCGTAAGAGATTCCAATTCTCTAAACGTTAA
- the thiS gene encoding sulfur carrier protein ThiS has protein sequence MELKINQQIKQFNAESLSVQSLLDLEIPHKQNGIAVAINNTVVPKINWNQHLVHETDEILIILATQGG, from the coding sequence ATGGAACTAAAAATCAACCAACAAATCAAACAATTCAATGCTGAATCGCTAAGCGTTCAATCATTGCTCGATCTCGAAATTCCCCACAAACAAAACGGAATCGCCGTTGCCATTAACAATACCGTTGTTCCAAAAATAAACTGGAACCAACATCTCGTACACGAAACTGACGAAATTTTAATTATTTTAGCAACGCAAGGAGGATAA
- a CDS encoding ferritin-like domain-containing protein: MKNEVKIHEVDPSLNNRRSFLKLSGLALAGAGLVIAGCSNNDNDNDMEDTSLPGIRNGVFDLGSGDFGVLTYAYALEQLEADFYTKVVNATNFNATFNPIERQVLTDLYHHEVVHRDFFKAALSGALPNPSSQLLPTLAFNYGSLNFNSRTEVLATAKALEDTGVAAYNGAGKLIKSADYLLLAGKIVSVEARHASAIRSLINPNSKDFAGDDIVTASNGLDAAKDPSKILPIAGGFITTKFTAKYLP; this comes from the coding sequence ATGAAAAACGAAGTTAAAATTCATGAGGTTGACCCTTCATTGAATAACAGAAGGAGCTTCTTAAAGCTCAGCGGCTTGGCATTAGCAGGCGCAGGTCTTGTAATAGCTGGCTGCAGCAATAATGACAATGATAACGATATGGAAGACACATCCCTACCAGGAATTAGAAATGGTGTTTTTGATTTAGGCTCTGGAGATTTTGGAGTATTAACTTATGCTTATGCTCTTGAACAACTTGAAGCCGATTTTTATACTAAAGTTGTAAATGCGACAAATTTTAACGCAACTTTCAACCCTATTGAACGTCAGGTTTTAACTGATTTGTATCATCATGAGGTAGTTCACAGAGACTTTTTTAAAGCAGCTTTATCAGGAGCACTACCTAATCCAAGCTCTCAATTACTTCCTACTCTTGCTTTTAATTACGGATCCCTTAACTTCAACAGCCGTACCGAAGTTCTTGCAACAGCAAAAGCATTGGAAGATACCGGAGTTGCTGCTTATAATGGAGCAGGAAAATTAATTAAAAGTGCTGACTACTTATTATTAGCCGGAAAAATTGTTTCGGTAGAAGCCAGACATGCTTCGGCTATCAGAAGTTTAATCAATCCTAATTCTAAGGATTTTGCCGGTGATGATATTGTAACTGCATCAAATGGCTTAGATGCTGCCAAAGATCCTTCTAAAATTCTACCAATTGCCGGAGGATTTATTACCACAAAATTTACTGCCAAATATTTACCTTAA
- a CDS encoding DNA-3-methyladenine glycosylase I — translation MEDKIRCGWCSASDLYKKYHDEEWGRPVYDDASLFEFLILETFQAGLSWITILNKRENFRAAFDHFDYKKIAHYPEEKIESLLQDSGIIRNKLKIRATISNAHAFMKVQEEFGSFSNYIWKFTNGKPIDNNPKTLKDVPATTPLSDEISKDLKKRGFKFVGSTVIYAQMQATGMVNDHVEDCFTRKEK, via the coding sequence ATGGAAGACAAAATAAGATGCGGTTGGTGTTCTGCCAGCGATTTATACAAAAAATATCATGACGAAGAATGGGGCAGACCCGTTTACGACGATGCGTCATTATTCGAATTTTTAATTTTAGAAACTTTTCAGGCGGGTTTAAGCTGGATTACTATTTTGAATAAAAGAGAAAATTTCAGAGCCGCTTTTGATCATTTCGATTATAAAAAAATAGCCCATTATCCCGAAGAAAAAATTGAATCCCTTTTACAAGACAGCGGAATCATTCGCAATAAACTTAAAATTCGCGCTACCATTTCAAACGCACATGCCTTTATGAAAGTGCAGGAAGAATTTGGAAGTTTCTCTAATTATATCTGGAAATTCACCAACGGAAAACCAATCGACAACAACCCAAAAACACTAAAAGACGTCCCTGCCACTACTCCACTTTCAGACGAAATTAGTAAAGACCTAAAAAAAAGAGGCTTTAAATTCGTAGGCTCAACCGTAATTTACGCTCAAATGCAAGCCACAGGAATGGTCAACGATCACGTCGAAGATTGCTTTACCAGAAAGGAAAAATAG
- the rplM gene encoding 50S ribosomal protein L13: MDALSYKTISASKATVTKEWIVVDAEGHNLGRLASKVAMILRGKYKPSYTPHVDCGDNVIVINSEKINLTGRKMDDKVYVRHTGYPGGQRTLTAKVLQSKNPALLVEKAVKGMLPKNKLGAELFRNLNVVVGAEHKQGAQKPRTVNLNDLK; the protein is encoded by the coding sequence ATGGACGCATTAAGCTACAAGACAATTTCAGCAAGCAAAGCCACTGTTACTAAAGAGTGGATTGTTGTAGACGCTGAAGGTCATAACTTAGGTCGTCTTGCTTCAAAGGTTGCAATGATCTTAAGAGGTAAGTACAAACCAAGTTACACACCACACGTTGACTGTGGAGATAACGTAATTGTTATCAACTCAGAAAAAATTAACCTTACAGGTAGAAAAATGGATGACAAAGTTTACGTACGTCATACAGGTTACCCAGGAGGACAAAGAACTTTAACTGCTAAAGTATTGCAATCTAAAAACCCTGCATTATTAGTAGAAAAAGCTGTAAAAGGAATGTTACCTAAAAACAAATTAGGAGCTGAACTTTTTAGAAATCTAAATGTTGTTGTAGGAGCTGAGCACAAACAAGGAGCTCAAAAACCTAGAACTGTTAACCTAAACGATCTTAAGTAA
- the rpsB gene encoding 30S ribosomal protein S2, which produces MANKIEVKDLLEAGVHFGHMTRKWDPNMAPYIYMERNGIHIINLYKTAAKIEEANEALKKIAASGRKILFVATKKQAKDIVAEKAKAANMPYITERWPGGMLTNFVTIRKAVKKMSSIDKMKKDGTFMTLSKKERLQVDRLRAKLEKNLGSIADMSRLPAALFVVDIKAEHIAIKEAQKLNIPVFAMVDTNSDPREVDYVIPANDDASKSIDKILSLVTAAVIDGLSDRGSDKETEATTEEAAAPAAVEAAPAAPAVEAAAPATEE; this is translated from the coding sequence ATGGCAAACAAAATAGAAGTAAAAGACTTACTAGAAGCAGGTGTTCACTTTGGACACATGACTAGAAAATGGGATCCAAACATGGCCCCTTACATTTATATGGAGCGTAATGGTATTCACATTATCAATCTATATAAAACTGCAGCTAAAATTGAAGAAGCTAATGAAGCTTTGAAAAAAATCGCTGCATCAGGTAGAAAAATCTTATTCGTAGCTACCAAAAAACAAGCAAAAGACATCGTTGCTGAAAAAGCAAAAGCTGCAAACATGCCTTACATCACTGAAAGATGGCCTGGTGGAATGCTAACTAACTTTGTAACTATCAGAAAGGCAGTTAAAAAAATGTCTTCTATTGATAAAATGAAGAAAGATGGTACTTTCATGACGTTATCTAAAAAAGAGCGTTTGCAAGTTGATCGTCTACGTGCGAAACTAGAGAAAAACTTAGGTTCAATTGCTGACATGTCTAGACTACCAGCTGCATTGTTCGTAGTAGATATCAAAGCTGAACATATCGCAATAAAAGAAGCACAAAAATTAAACATTCCAGTTTTCGCAATGGTTGATACGAATTCTGACCCAAGAGAGGTTGATTACGTTATTCCTGCAAATGATGATGCTTCTAAATCAATTGACAAAATTTTATCTTTAGTTACTGCTGCTGTAATCGACGGTCTTTCTGACAGAGGTTCTGACAAAGAAACTGAAGCTACAACAGAAGAAGCTGCGGCTCCTGCTGCTGTAGAAGCTGCTCCTGCTGCGCCAGCTGTTGAAGCTGCTGCACCTGCAACTGAAGAATAA
- a CDS encoding queuosine precursor transporter: MFKTRKEIVFVVLAGIFITNAVVAELIGGKLIQIGPFVMSIGILPWPIVFLTTDLINEYFGEKGVKKLSFITACLIAYAFLILFMAIVIPAAKGISPVNDEQFQAVFGQSMWIIVGSLIAFMASQLIDVWIFWFFKRRTGERKIWLRTTGSTVISQLFDSFIVLGIAFWLPGKINFETFISSGLTGYIFKLSVAVLLTPLIYLGHHLIKKYLDEDTAAEKKDDTIK, from the coding sequence ATGTTTAAAACCCGAAAAGAAATTGTTTTTGTAGTCCTTGCGGGCATTTTTATAACCAATGCCGTTGTAGCTGAACTCATTGGAGGAAAATTAATTCAAATTGGACCATTTGTAATGAGTATTGGTATTTTACCCTGGCCAATCGTTTTTTTAACCACAGATTTAATCAATGAATATTTTGGCGAGAAAGGCGTAAAAAAACTGTCTTTTATAACAGCATGTTTAATTGCCTATGCTTTTTTAATATTATTTATGGCCATCGTAATTCCGGCCGCAAAAGGAATTAGTCCTGTAAACGACGAACAATTTCAGGCTGTTTTTGGCCAGAGTATGTGGATAATTGTAGGTAGTTTAATTGCTTTTATGGCATCTCAGCTAATTGATGTCTGGATATTTTGGTTCTTTAAAAGACGAACAGGAGAAAGAAAAATATGGCTCAGAACAACAGGATCAACTGTCATTTCGCAGCTATTTGACTCTTTTATTGTTCTTGGAATTGCCTTTTGGTTACCAGGAAAAATTAATTTCGAAACTTTTATATCTTCTGGACTAACAGGTTATATTTTTAAACTTTCGGTGGCTGTTTTACTAACTCCGCTAATTTATCTGGGACACCATTTAATAAAAAAATATCTTGATGAAGATACTGCTGCAGAAAAAAAAGACGACACTATCAAATGA
- a CDS encoding LacI family DNA-binding transcriptional regulator: MKAKATLKQIAKELGVSVSTVSKALNDSPEISEQTKVKIKEYAKLKNYKPNVIGLNLKNRKTKTIGVIIPNILNSFFAKVFSGIEKVADKKGYNVITCISNESLEKEIHTLEMLSNGTIDGFILSVSQEAQKLQDYSHFSAIINDGTPIVMFDRIADEVECDKVIVDDFDSALNSTQHLINLGCKNIALISSVDNLSVGKLRADGYLKALADNNIPVNEKIILRTDSEDDMKAKIDAIFDNKIDAIFALDENDSVAALRVSLKKGYKVPEDISIIGFADGILASRRLSPSLTTVSQHGIEIGEVAAKQLIKRLEESEEETSDYETIVIKTKLKERESTRKK, translated from the coding sequence ATGAAAGCTAAAGCAACTCTAAAACAAATTGCGAAAGAATTAGGCGTTTCTGTATCTACGGTTTCTAAGGCGTTAAATGACAGTCCGGAAATTAGTGAGCAAACGAAGGTGAAGATTAAGGAGTATGCCAAACTCAAAAATTATAAACCGAATGTTATTGGTCTGAATTTAAAGAATCGTAAGACGAAAACAATTGGTGTAATTATACCTAATATATTAAACTCCTTCTTTGCTAAGGTTTTTAGTGGTATCGAAAAAGTAGCCGATAAAAAAGGATACAATGTAATCACGTGTATTTCGAATGAATCTTTAGAGAAAGAAATTCATACACTTGAAATGTTGAGTAATGGTACAATTGACGGATTTATTTTGTCAGTTTCTCAAGAAGCTCAGAAACTTCAGGATTATAGCCATTTCTCTGCTATTATAAATGACGGAACTCCAATTGTAATGTTTGACCGTATTGCAGATGAAGTAGAATGTGATAAAGTGATAGTTGATGATTTTGATTCGGCTTTAAACTCAACACAGCATTTAATTAATTTAGGATGTAAAAATATTGCCTTAATTTCTTCTGTAGATAATTTAAGCGTTGGAAAATTAAGAGCAGATGGATATTTGAAAGCTTTGGCGGATAATAATATTCCGGTAAACGAGAAAATTATTCTTCGTACCGATTCTGAAGATGATATGAAAGCTAAGATTGATGCAATTTTCGATAACAAAATCGACGCTATTTTTGCTTTGGATGAAAATGATTCAGTTGCTGCTTTACGTGTAAGTTTGAAAAAAGGATATAAAGTACCTGAAGATATTTCGATTATAGGTTTTGCTGACGGAATTTTAGCTTCAAGACGTTTATCGCCAAGTTTAACAACCGTAAGTCAACACGGAATTGAAATTGGAGAAGTTGCTGCCAAACAATTGATCAAACGATTAGAAGAGTCTGAAGAAGAAACTTCGGATTATGAAACTATCGTTATTAAGACGAAGTTGAAAGAACGAGAATCGACAAGAAAAAAATAA
- the thiC gene encoding phosphomethylpyrimidine synthase ThiC, with protein MTTEEQISRTPFPNSKKVYVKGEIHPIEVAMREVILSDTKLSNGGIEKNPPVTIYDTSGPYTDPNIEIDIRKGLPRLREEWILNRNDVEILNEITSDYGQTRLKDESLNHLRFEYLHQPKRAKKGANVTQLYYAKQGIITPEMEYIAIRENQRIELLNEQTKAMKCQHSGHSFGANTPKSKITPEFVRSEVACGRAIIPNNINHPESEPMIVGRNFLVKINANIGNSAVTSSIEEEVEKAVWACRWGADTIMDLSTGKNIHETREWIIRNSPVPIGTVPIYQALEKVKGIAEDLTWEVFRDTLIEQAEQGVSYFTIHAGVLLRYIHLTADRVTGIVSRGGSIMAKWCLFHHKENFLYTHFEEICEIMKQYDVAFSLGDGLRPGSIADANDAAQFAELETLGELTKIAWKHDVQVFIEGPGHVPMHMIKENMDKQLEHCHEAPFYTLGPLTTDIAPGYDHITSAIGAAMIGWYGCAMLCYVTPKEHLGLPNKKDVKDGVITYKISAHAADLAKGHPGAQYRDNALSKARFEFRWEDQFNLSLDPDTAREFHDETLPADGAKVAHFCSMCGPKFCSMKISQEIRDVAAAEKGMQEKSEEFIEQGKEIYI; from the coding sequence ATGACTACAGAAGAACAAATCTCCAGAACCCCTTTTCCAAACTCCAAAAAAGTATATGTAAAAGGCGAAATTCATCCCATAGAAGTAGCCATGCGCGAAGTAATCCTTAGCGATACCAAACTTTCTAATGGCGGAATCGAAAAAAATCCACCCGTAACAATTTACGACACTTCAGGTCCATACACAGATCCTAATATCGAAATTGACATTCGTAAAGGATTACCAAGATTAAGAGAAGAATGGATTTTAAACAGAAATGATGTCGAAATCCTAAACGAAATCACATCAGATTACGGACAAACGAGATTAAAAGATGAAAGTTTAAATCACCTTCGTTTCGAATATTTACACCAGCCAAAACGTGCCAAAAAAGGCGCAAATGTTACACAACTATACTACGCAAAGCAAGGAATTATAACTCCGGAAATGGAATACATTGCGATTCGCGAAAACCAACGCATCGAACTTTTGAACGAGCAAACCAAAGCCATGAAATGCCAGCACAGCGGACATAGTTTTGGAGCGAACACACCAAAAAGCAAAATCACACCAGAATTTGTTCGAAGTGAAGTAGCCTGCGGAAGAGCCATAATACCCAACAATATCAACCATCCCGAAAGCGAACCTATGATTGTTGGGCGTAACTTTTTAGTAAAAATAAACGCCAATATCGGGAACAGCGCCGTAACATCAAGCATCGAAGAAGAAGTAGAAAAAGCAGTCTGGGCTTGCCGCTGGGGCGCTGACACCATCATGGATTTATCTACAGGAAAAAATATCCATGAAACCAGAGAATGGATTATTCGTAATTCTCCGGTTCCTATTGGCACCGTTCCTATTTATCAGGCATTGGAAAAAGTAAAAGGAATTGCCGAAGATTTAACCTGGGAAGTTTTCCGTGATACTTTAATAGAACAGGCAGAACAAGGTGTTTCGTATTTTACGATTCATGCCGGAGTTTTATTGCGTTACATTCACTTAACAGCTGATCGTGTTACAGGAATCGTTTCTCGTGGCGGATCGATCATGGCAAAATGGTGTTTATTTCATCATAAAGAAAACTTCTTATACACCCACTTCGAGGAAATCTGCGAAATCATGAAACAATATGATGTTGCTTTTTCTCTTGGAGATGGTTTACGTCCGGGATCTATTGCAGATGCCAACGACGCCGCTCAATTCGCCGAATTAGAAACACTTGGCGAACTAACGAAAATTGCATGGAAACATGACGTTCAGGTTTTCATCGAAGGCCCTGGTCACGTACCAATGCACATGATTAAAGAAAACATGGACAAACAATTAGAACATTGCCATGAAGCGCCATTTTATACTTTAGGACCTTTAACTACAGATATTGCACCAGGTTACGATCATATTACATCGGCCATTGGAGCAGCAATGATTGGTTGGTACGGCTGTGCGATGTTGTGTTATGTTACACCCAAAGAACATCTTGGTTTACCCAACAAAAAAGACGTAAAAGATGGCGTGATAACTTATAAAATTTCGGCTCATGCAGCCGATCTAGCTAAAGGTCATCCGGGAGCACAATATCGAGATAATGCTTTAAGCAAAGCCCGTTTCGAATTCCGTTGGGAAGATCAATTCAATCTTTCTCTTGATCCCGATACAGCACGAGAATTTCATGATGAAACCCTTCCGGCAGATGGCGCAAAAGTCGCTCATTTCTGCTCGATGTGCGGACCAAAATTCTGTTCGATGAAAATATCTCAGGAAATTCGTGATGTTGCTGCGGCCGAAAAAGGTATGCAGGAGAAATCAGAAGAGTTTATTGAGCAAGGGAAAGAGATTTATATCTAG
- a CDS encoding M3 family metallopeptidase, with amino-acid sequence MKKLMTIFLMGTTLFTATAQNNSDNPLLKKWTGPYGGVPAFNEYKVSDFKPALQFAIQEKLNEVDAIANNPKAPTFDNTIAALERSGKTIARIYTVYGIYGSTLSTPEFDAVETEMSPKLSAFNDKILQNKKLFTKIETLYNSKESKKLTSEQQRLIWLYYTDFVREGAKLNEKDKEKVAKINQDLASLFTKFSQNLLAEEHNQYVALKTESDFDGLPAEAKNAAIAEAKSRKLDVMGCVANTRSSIEPFLTFSTRRDLREKAFEIFVKRGDNGNANDNNATLVSILQLRTQKANLLGFPTFADWSLSNKMAKDPKKTLDLMLSVWEPAVEKVHQDVAEMQKIVDAEGGKFKIQPWDYRYYAEKVRKAKYDLDQNEVKPYLQLENLREGMFWVAGELFNLSFKQITNVPVYHPDVRVWEVSNKITGKVVGLWYFDPYARAGKRSGAWMNAYRDQQKMDGEVLTIVSNNCNFIKGTGSDPVLISWEDATTLFHEFGHALHGLCSNVTYPSLAGTSVARDYVEFPSQLLEHWLATPEVLNKFALNYKTNQPLPQSLVDRIEKASNFGEGFSTVETISSSLIDMKLHLTTSPIDPHKFEKETLEALHMPSEIVMRHRIPQFGHIFSGDGYAAGYYSYLWADVINADAYEAFTEGKGPYDKEVAKRLYDNVFSVGNTIDQEKAYENFRGRAPKSDALMRARNFPIKDKK; translated from the coding sequence ATGAAAAAATTAATGACAATTTTTCTCATGGGAACAACTTTATTTACGGCCACTGCGCAAAACAATTCAGATAATCCGTTGCTGAAAAAATGGACAGGGCCTTACGGAGGAGTTCCTGCTTTTAATGAGTACAAAGTTTCGGATTTTAAACCGGCACTTCAATTTGCAATTCAGGAAAAACTAAATGAGGTTGATGCTATCGCAAATAATCCAAAGGCACCAACTTTTGATAATACAATTGCTGCTTTAGAGCGTTCAGGAAAGACAATTGCCCGAATTTATACCGTTTACGGAATTTATGGTTCTACTTTAAGTACTCCGGAATTTGACGCTGTTGAAACAGAAATGTCTCCTAAACTGTCTGCTTTTAATGATAAAATTTTACAAAATAAAAAATTATTCACTAAAATAGAGACGTTATACAACTCAAAAGAAAGTAAAAAACTGACCAGCGAACAACAACGTTTGATTTGGTTGTATTATACTGATTTTGTTCGTGAAGGAGCAAAACTGAATGAAAAAGACAAAGAAAAAGTAGCTAAGATTAATCAGGATTTAGCGAGTCTTTTTACTAAATTCAGTCAAAACTTATTGGCAGAAGAGCACAATCAATATGTAGCATTAAAAACAGAAAGCGATTTTGATGGTCTGCCTGCTGAAGCAAAAAATGCTGCGATAGCTGAAGCAAAAAGCAGAAAATTGGATGTGATGGGTTGCGTTGCAAACACACGTTCGTCTATTGAGCCATTTTTAACTTTCTCGACTCGTAGAGATTTAAGAGAAAAAGCTTTTGAAATTTTTGTAAAACGTGGTGATAATGGCAATGCAAATGATAACAATGCAACACTTGTTTCTATTTTGCAATTGCGTACTCAAAAAGCAAATTTGTTAGGTTTCCCTACTTTTGCTGACTGGAGTTTGTCTAACAAAATGGCAAAAGATCCTAAGAAAACATTAGATTTAATGTTATCGGTTTGGGAGCCTGCTGTAGAAAAAGTACATCAGGATGTTGCTGAAATGCAGAAAATTGTGGATGCCGAAGGTGGAAAATTTAAAATTCAGCCTTGGGATTACCGTTATTATGCTGAAAAAGTTAGAAAAGCAAAATACGATTTAGATCAAAATGAGGTAAAACCTTATTTGCAATTAGAGAACTTACGTGAAGGTATGTTTTGGGTTGCAGGTGAATTATTTAATTTAAGCTTTAAACAAATTACCAATGTTCCGGTTTACCACCCTGATGTTCGTGTTTGGGAAGTAAGTAATAAGATTACCGGTAAAGTGGTGGGATTATGGTATTTTGATCCTTATGCTCGTGCAGGAAAACGTTCTGGCGCGTGGATGAATGCTTACCGTGACCAACAAAAAATGGATGGAGAGGTTCTGACAATTGTTTCTAACAATTGTAATTTTATAAAAGGAACGGGAAGCGATCCGGTTTTGATTTCGTGGGAAGATGCTACAACTTTATTTCATGAATTTGGACATGCGCTTCACGGATTATGTTCTAATGTAACGTATCCAAGTTTAGCAGGAACATCTGTTGCGAGAGATTACGTAGAATTCCCATCTCAATTGTTAGAGCATTGGCTGGCTACTCCTGAGGTGTTGAATAAGTTTGCTTTGAATTATAAAACAAATCAGCCATTGCCACAATCATTGGTAGACAGAATTGAAAAAGCGTCTAACTTTGGTGAAGGATTCTCTACTGTAGAAACAATTTCGAGTTCGTTGATTGATATGAAGCTACATTTAACAACTTCACCTATTGATCCTCATAAATTTGAAAAAGAGACTTTAGAAGCGCTTCATATGCCTTCAGAAATTGTAATGCGTCACAGAATTCCTCAGTTTGGACATATTTTCTCTGGTGATGGATATGCTGCCGGATATTACAGCTACTTATGGGCAGATGTAATTAATGCAGATGCTTATGAAGCTTTTACAGAAGGTAAAGGACCGTATGATAAAGAGGTTGCAAAACGTCTTTATGATAATGTTTTTAGTGTAGGAAACACTATTGATCAGGAGAAAGCTTACGAGAACTTTAGAGGAAGAGCTCCTAAATCTGATGCTTTAATGCGTGCGAGAAATTTCCCGATTAAGGATAAAAAATAA
- a CDS encoding ferritin-like domain-containing protein, with protein sequence MNILKFIETFTDDSLMRSTGSRRDSFNQFGNIGKTLAYASIPFGLSAMANKALAKDITATPATPIGALQFALTLEYLENEFYAMALDSGVIPASENGGRDLKVFQQIAAHESSHVKFLIAGLGGPASANFVAKPTFDFTVGGTFNPFGDYQTFLALAQAFEDTGVRAYKGQAGNLISTPDLLTAALQIHSVEARHASEVRRLRGLKGWISNDERGAGMPAATQAVYAGEGVTVQAGFNTAAAFGASAGSEAYDEPLTTQQVVDIANIFIV encoded by the coding sequence ATGAATATTTTAAAATTTATAGAAACATTTACTGATGACAGCTTAATGAGAAGCACTGGCTCTAGAAGAGATAGTTTTAATCAGTTTGGAAACATAGGAAAAACACTGGCATATGCATCAATCCCGTTTGGATTATCTGCAATGGCAAACAAGGCATTAGCAAAAGATATCACAGCAACACCTGCAACACCTATTGGAGCTTTGCAATTTGCCTTAACTTTAGAATATCTGGAAAACGAATTTTACGCCATGGCATTAGATTCAGGAGTAATTCCTGCATCAGAAAACGGTGGACGTGATTTAAAAGTTTTTCAGCAAATAGCAGCACACGAATCCAGTCATGTTAAATTTTTAATTGCAGGACTAGGCGGACCAGCAAGTGCTAATTTTGTTGCAAAACCTACTTTTGACTTTACTGTGGGCGGAACATTTAATCCGTTTGGCGACTATCAAACCTTTTTAGCATTGGCACAAGCCTTTGAAGATACAGGCGTAAGAGCCTATAAAGGTCAGGCAGGAAATTTAATTTCTACACCAGATTTATTGACTGCAGCATTACAAATACACTCTGTAGAAGCACGTCATGCATCAGAAGTGCGACGACTACGCGGACTAAAAGGATGGATTTCTAATGATGAAAGAGGTGCAGGAATGCCAGCAGCTACTCAAGCCGTTTATGCTGGCGAAGGCGTTACAGTACAAGCCGGATTTAATACAGCCGCTGCATTTGGAGCTTCCGCAGGATCAGAAGCTTATGATGAGCCACTTACGACACAACAGGTCGTTGACATCGCAAATATCTTTATTGTTTAA